The DNA region AACAAGTAACCTCAAAAAAGTTATCACGATGCTTTACATTAAAAGCAGTACCTAAAACCGTTACAGTTCCATTATTTGTAATGACATTAAAGCTGCTTCCTTTTTCTACATTAAAAAAAGCTTCACCTTGTAAATTTATGTCTCTTGTAGTTTTCCAATTGTTTTTATTGTAAGTTATGTTTGATAGCGCATTTAAGTTAACGGTAGAGTGATCTGGCAATTCAATCCATTTTTTTTCTGCAAAATCTGTACTATAACTTGTATCTAATGTAGTAGTATAATAATATGCACTAAAGCATAGCACTAAAATTGCAGCAACTTTTAAAGCTTTTACAATCCAATTTTCTTTTTTTGGTGTAGCTTTTGGCTGGCTAATTATTGTATCTAAAATAGCTTCTTGATTAAAATTAGGAGCTTTAAATCCTTTAGAATAATTAGATAATTTAACCAAAGCATCATAATCTTCTAGCGACTTAAAAGCTTCAAGTTCGCTATCGGATAAGTTATTATCTAGCCATTTTTTTATTAAGTATTCTTTTTCCATAATTGACTCTTCTACTATAAAACAAGTAAGTTTATAAAAGTCCTACCTGTTAATTTAATTTTTTTAATTTAACTATATACCTTCTATGTCTTTTCGTAACTTTTTAAGTGCGCTATAAATACGTTTTTCTACAGCTTTTGTACTTATATCTAATATAGCAGCAATTTCTTTAAAGCGTTTTCCTTCGGTTCTATTCATTAAAAACGCAACGCGTTCTGCTTCTGTAAGGTTTGCTATTGCGGTTTCTAGTTTTACTTTATATTGTTCTTCTTGCATCAAAAATTCTGGACTCTCGTTACTATAAGATTTTGGAGTTATCGTTTTATGTTTTAAAACTACTTTTTGATGTGCAACTTCATTTAGCATTAAATTGTTAGCAATAGTATAAACATAACTTTTTGCTTTTTCTGGAGTGACTTTTTTACAATTTTCCCAAAGCTTAATAAATGCATCTTGAACTTTGTCTTGCGGATTTAATCGTTCTCCATACTTATAGTATAAATAATCGTGTAAGGATTTAGAATGCTTATTAAAAAACGATTTAAATAAACTTTGTTGGCAAAAATCTTTATGTAATTGTTTAGACATTAAATGTGTAATTGTTAGCGACTACAAAGTAGAATTAATTTTTTTACAAAGTCAAGGTAGGAATTTTTTAGTTTAAACTGTTTTATATTTAAAAGTGGGAAAATCTTGCTTTTTGAAAAAGAAATTTCAACAATAAAAAACAACAATTATGAAAAAAACCAACTTATCCTTTAATTTAAAAAGTGTCTGGTTATGTGCTTTTTTTATGCTGGCGATGTTATTCTCTTGTCAGCAAGAAGAAACCGAAATTATTAATCCTTCCAACGATGATGTTATTGAAGGAGATTCAGCAACAGCAAATTTAATGGCAAGAACAGCATCTAATGATGGATCTATAGACAATATTGTAGATTATGCCAATTGCTTGGAAGTTAATTTGCCTGTTACTGTTACAGCAAATGGTGTAACAATAACCATTCAAAGCGTTACAGATTATAGTCAATTAGAAGCCATTTTAGACGCGTTAACAACAGATGATGATCAAGTAGAAATCTCGTTTCCTATAACGGTTACTTTAAACGATTATTCTCAAATTACAATTACAAGTCAGCAACAATTAGACGCGTTAATTGCAGATTGTAATGGCGAAAACGAAACGGATGATGATATAGAGTGTATAGACTTTGTTTATCCAATTTCATTTTCTATTTATAATACAGATTTTCAAGTTATAGATACAGTTACGGTAAATTCTGATCAAGAATTATATTCATTTTTAGACACATTAAATGGTCCTGTAATTGCTAGTTTAAATTTCCCTGTGTCTTTAGAAGCTGCTAATGGCGACATAGTTGTAGTAAATAGTAATGCAGAGTTAACCACAGCAATAGAAAATGCAGATGGAACTTGTGACGAAGATGATGACTACGATTGGAATGACGACGATTGTACAGAAGAGTTTATAGAATTAGCTTTAAAAGAATGTGTTTGGGAAATCTCGCAATACAACAATACAAACACTTTTAACGATTATTATATAGATTTTGATAGTAGCTATAATTTTACAGCTTACGATGCTTCAGGAAATGCTGTACATGATGGTAGTTGGTCTGTAGCACAAAGCAGTGCTAATTTTGTGCTAACCTTTACCACAGACTGGAGTGATATTTCTGGAGATTGGATTATTGTAGACTGCGAGCATGATTATGAGTTTGATTTAATCCATACTTCTAACAACATAAATATGCAAATAGAGCAAGAATGTAATACAAGCAATAATGATTTTGATTGTTTTGAAAGTTTTGATGCTCAAATTGTAAAGTGTGATGATAATTTAGATGGATTTGAAGTCTTTGATCTTACAGTTGCTTTTAATAATTGTGTTGATCCAGCAACGTATAATTTAACTTACTACGAAACTATTGTAGATGCCGAAAATGGAACAAACGCTATCGCAAATCCGCAAGCATTTACAAATACAACATCGCCTCAAACCATATATGTTAGAGTTGAATTATTAACTAACGGAAATTATGAAATCTTCGAAATAGAATTAATACTAGAAGATTGTAGTGTAAACTGCTCGACACAAGATGTAGAAGCTTATTTACAAGAATGTAAATGGAATGTTACAAGTTTAAATGGAGATGATAATTTAGTGCATTATGATTTAATTTTCCAATCAGGAAATGCATTAACAATTATTAATACACAAGACAACAACAGTTACACAGGTAATTGGGAAGTAACAGAAGTTGCAGGAGATGCAGTATTAGAATTTTACAACGTAGCAGGTCCAAATATTCAAGCAATAAATGATTACTGGAAAGTTACAAATTGTGACACTAATTATTTAGAATTTATAAACGGAACAAGCCAAACCATGGTTTTAGAACAACAAAATTGTTATACCGAAACTCAATTATTTGATGCTATCACATCATGCGATTGGACTGTTTACAGCTTTATATCAAATGGGACAGATCAAACAGATAATTACGCTTCACATACATATACTTTTCATGAAAACGAATTTGTATATGCAACAGATGGAGCAGCAGTAAATTACGGTAGTCTATCTGCAGACGCAACAGGGTCACAAGAATTAATAGTGCTATTTGCGATGTATGGATCGTCTTCAGGATTAGGTAATTATTATTCTGTTGATTTAATTTCAGACGACTATATAATTTTCTCAGATTCTAATTCAAATACAACATTAAAATTTGAAAAAGTTTGTACAAACACATCAGATAACGATGTAGAAGAAATCCAAAATTGGTTATACAACGGAGATTGGCAAATCACATACTCTACAATGGATAATGTAGATAATACTTCAGATTACGCTGGAATAGAATTTGATTTTTCTACCGAAGCTAATATCATAGCAAATGATAATGGTACAATCACAAACTTACAAGGTGATGTGGTAAGAGACAGTAACGGAACTTTAAGATTTGTAATCAATTACTTAGGTCAATTCCCATACTGGCAATTGGATGACGATTGGTATATTACAGAAGTAGACGCTAATCGTATGGAATTACATCATGTTAATGACGATAATAACAATCAATATGTGTTAGTTTTTGAAAAACAATAATTAAATTTATACACGTTAATTAATCTAAATCCTTTCATTATGAAAACAGAAATTAAAACTTCGTTATTATTAATGTTGTCAATGTCATTAATGTCATCAATGTGTTCAGACGATGACGATAATCAGCAAACTAATAATTCGCAGACCATACAACAAATTACTACTCAAGTCCAAAGTAGTAATTGGGAAGTGACCTACTTTTTTGATACAGATCAAGAAGAAACAGAGAATTTTAATGGATTTACGTTTTCTTTTGAAACAAATAATCAACTAACTGCTGCCAACGGATCAAATACTTACATAGGAAGTTGGTCTGTTACAGATAGTAATAGCTCAGATGATTCTCCAGAAGATGTAGACTTTAATATAAATTTTACAAGTCCACCAAATTTTGAAGAATTATCAGACGATTGGGATATAATTTCTCATTCTTCAACAAAAATCGAGCTCATAGATATAAGTGGAGGAAATGGAGGAACAGATTATTTAACTTTTGAAAAACTTCAATAAATACAACAAAAAGGCTTATCAGATTTGATAAGCCTTTTTTTATTCAATTAAATAGTAATTAGACTTTATAAATACACATCAAATTCCTATTTTTGTGCTTCTTAAAAATCAAAAAAATTATGTTTAATAATTTAAGTGAAAAGTTAGATAAAGCCTTACACGTATTAAAAGGTCATGGTAGCATTACAGAAGTAAACGTTGCCGAAACCCTAAAAGAAGTAAGACGTGCGCTTTTAGATGCCGATGTTAACTACAAAATTGCAAAAGAATTTACCAACAACGTAAAAGAAAAAGCACTTGGTCAAGACGTATTAACAACGTTACAACCAGGACAGTTAATGGTAAAAATTGTTAAAGATGAATTAACAGAACTTATGGGCGGAGACGCAACAGGAATTAATCTTTCTGGAGCTCCAACTGTAATTTTAATGTCTGGTTTACAAGGATCTGGTAAAACCACTTTTTCGGGTAAATTAGCCAATTACTTAAAGAAGAAAAAAACAAAAAAACCTTTATTAGTAGCTTGTGATGTATATCGTCCAGCAGCGGTAGATCAGTTACACGTAGTAGGAGATCAAATAAAGGTAGATGTATATAGCGATAAAGGTAATACAGATCCTGTAGCAATTGCTCAAGCAGGTATAGCGCATGCAAAAGCAAATGGTCACAATGTAGTTATTATAGATACTGCTGGTCGTTTAGCTGTAGATGAAGCTATGATGACCGAGATCTCTAACATCCATAAAGCAATTCAACCACAAGAAACACTTTTTGTTGTAGACTCAATGACAGGTCAAGATGCTGTAAATACAGCAAAAGCCTTCAACGATGTCTTAAATTTTGATGGTGTAATCTTAACCAAATTAGATGGTGATACACGTGGTGGAGCTGCAATTTCTATTAAATCTGTAGTAAACAAACCAATTAAGTTTATTGGTACAGGTGAAAAAATGGAAGCAATAGATGTTTTCTATCCTTCACGTATGGCAGATCGTATCCTTGGTATGGGAGACGTTGTATCTTTAGTAGAAAGAGCGCAAGAGCAGTTTGACGAGCAAGAAGCTAGAAAATTACAGAAGAAAATCGCTAAAAACCAATTTGGTTTTGACGACTTCTTAAAGCAAATCCAGCAAATCAAAAAGATGGGTAACATGAAAGACCTTATCGGGATGATACCAGGAGCTGGAAAAATGATGAAAAATATAGACATAGATGACGATGCTTTTAAAGGTATAGAAGCAATTATACACTCTATGACACCAAAAGAACGCGCCAATCCTTCTATAATAAACGCAAGTAGAAAAAAACGTATCGGAAAAGGTTCTGGTACATCTGTTCAAGAGGTTAACCAATTATTAAAACAGTTTGACCAAATGAGCAAAATGATGAAAATGATGCAAGGTGGCGGCGGAAAACGTATGATGCAAGCAATGAAAAACATGAGGTAACTCATGTTTTTTTATTTTCAATATAAAACAACAAGTTTAGTTTAATTACCAATCTTAAATAACAACAACACAACATGACAATTCTTGACGGAAAAAAGGTAAGTAACGACATTAAAAATGAAATTAAAGCTGAAGTCGATAAGATGAAGGCTAATGGCGAAAAAGTGCCACATCTTGCAGCAGTTATTGTAGGTAACGATGGAGCAAGTTTAACTTACGTAGGTAGTAAAGTAAGAGCTTGCGAGCGTGTAGGATTTGAATCTACAATGGTACGTATGTCTAATACAACTAGCGAAATAGAATTATTAGATAAAATAGAAGAGTTAAATGAAAATGATGATATAGATGGTTTTATCATTCAATTACCATTACCACCGCAAATAGATACTCAAAAGGTTTTGATGGCTGTTCATCCAGATAAAGACGTAGATGGATTTCATCCAATGAATTTTGGTAAAATGGCATTAGATATGTCAACTTTTATTCCTGCAACTCCTTTCGGGATTTTAGAACTATTAGATCGTTACCAAGTAGATACTAAAGGAAAGCATACAGTGGTTATTGGTAGATCACATATTGTTGGAAGACCGATGAGTATTTTAATGGGACGTAAAGGGTTTCCTGGTAACTCAACCGTTACTTTAACACACAGTCATACTAAAAACATTACTCAAATAACAAGTCAAGCAGATATTATTATTTCTGCATTAGGTGTGCCAAATTTTTTAAAAGCCGAAATGGTTAAAGACGATGCAGTAATTATTGATGTAGGTATTACTCGTGTTCCTGATGAAAACGCTGCTAAAGGTTATGTGATCACAGGAGATGTAGATTATGAAAATGTAAGTAAAAAGGCGAGTTACATTACTCCTGTACCTGGTGGAGTAGGACCAATGACAATCGCAATGTTACTTAAAAACACGCTATTAGCTAGAGAAAGACATAGAAAATCTAACAAATAATTAAATTATTATTTTATATTTTTAAACCTGATTAACTTCAGGTTTTTTTATGCCCTTAACTCAACGTGTCTTATTTGGAAGTTTAGAACACTTGCTGCCAATTATTTTAGCTATTGGTATTGGTTTTTTAGTAATTTTTTACAGTAAAAAGCAAACATTAAAAACACAATATTTAATATTTAATTTATTAGGTGTTTTGGTATCAGGAATTATGGTACTTTTTCATCTTTATCAAATAGGATTTACTACTTATAGTTTACAAACAGACTTACCTTTATTTTTATGTAGTTTTATGGGTTTGTTTATTGTTGTATTTACGGTTAGTAAAAGTTATTTGCTTTTTGAAATATTGTTGTTTTGGATAATTCTAGGAACCATTCAAGGTGTGATTACTCCAGACATTGCTATTGGATTTCCTTCGTTTGATTACTTTAGATATTGGATTGTTCATTTAGGTTTAATTTTAATTATACTTTATGCAATAAGTGTCTTAAAATTTAAACCAACTTTAAAAAGTGTTGTAAAGTCTTTTTTAGTTTTGCAAGTCTATGCTTTAATCTTAATGGCGATTAATTATCTGTTAAATTCTAATTATTCGTATTTAAATAAAAAGCCAATCTCAGCTTCAGTATTAGACTACTTAGGAGATTGGCCTTATTATATAATAAAGGTTGAGGTAATGTTAATACCTGCTTTTTTAATAGTGTATTTACCATTTTATTTGTTTGGTAAACAATCTGTTAAGACTCGATAGGTTTATCTTTTCTGTATTTAAGCATAGAAACACCAGATAAGAAAAAAATTCCACCCAAAATAGTTAAAGCCCAAGGACTTAACGCAACTAGGTTGTTGCCAAAAATACCTAAGATACCTAATATTAATGCTATCATTCCGCCAATGGTTAATACCAATGCTAATATTCTAATCATAATTCAAATTTTTTTGGTTGAATTATAAAGATAGCTATTATTTGTACGGATTAGACTTAATGATATGTTAATCAATAGGTTTAAGGTAGTGTTATTTTTTTCGTCTATTAGTAGTTTGTGCTTTAAATGTCTTGGTAGAATCTTCTAAAAGTGCATTTAAAGTCTTGATTTCTTCTTTAGTAAATTCACGATAAGATCCAACTGGAACATCTAATTTTATATTCATAATTCTAACACGTTTTAGGGTTTGTACTTCGTAACCTAAATACGTACACATACGTCTAATTTGACGATTTAATCCTTGCGTAAGTATAATGTTAAACGTGTGACTATCCAGTTTTTTTACTTTACACTTTTTTGTGGTTTTACCTAGTTCTTCTAAATATATTCCGTTAGACATTCGGTTAATAAATGTTTGCGATATAGGTTTGTCTACGGTTACGACATATTCTTTTTCGTGATTATTACTAGCGCGAAGTATTTTATTGACGATGTCACCGTCGTCTGTTAAAAAGATTAATCCTTCACTTGGTTTGTCCAAACGTCCGATAGGGAAAATTCGTTTTGGATAATTAATAAAATCTATAATATTGTCTTTTTCAACTCTTGTATCTGTTGTGCAAACTATACCAACAGGTTTGTTAAACGCTAAATAGACAAATTGGTTTTTATTGTTTTTTACAATTTCACCATCTACAGCTACAACATCTTTTTCGCCAACTTTTGTGCCCATTTCTGGAACAATACCATTAATGGTTACACGACCAGCATCTATTAATTTATCGGCTTCGCGACGTGAGCAATATCCAGCTTCACTTAGATATTTGTTAAGTCTTGTTAGTTGTTCTTCCAAAGTTAATTGTTTATAAAGTTTACAATTAGATCGTCTATGCTTTCGTCTTTTAAGCTATGACCTAAACCTTCTGTAGTTTTTAAAGTAGAATTTTTATAATGTTTTGCTATTAATTCAGCTTCATTATAATCTATAATTTTATCAGATTTATCGTGAATAATCAAACCTTCAGCTTCTATTGTTTTTGAAAAGTTAGCTGAAGAAAAAAATGCAGGTTCGTTATCATATTTGTCTACAACTAATTGGTTTAATCCTTTTTCAATTTTACGATTATAATTTAGCAAATTAACGTAGTTTTTGAAAATTTTTGTAAACTCTGATGGCGCGCCAAGTAACACCAATTTTTCTATACTATTTAATTGATATTTATACTGAAAAAATACAGTAGCCATACCACCAACCGAATGACCAATAACGATATTTGGTTTGTAGTGATTTGCAACAATATTTATAAACTCTGAATACAAAATAGCATTAAATTTATTACCGCTAGATTGTCCATGTGCAGGAGCATCTAAAGCAACAATATTATAATCTTCTTCTTTTAATTTATTTATTAAAGATTTCCAACGATAGGTATTACTTTCCCAACCGTGAGCTAATAAAACTGTTTGTTTATTACCTTTCCAGTTGTAAGTATGTATGTTGTAGTCTTCGTAGTTTAAGGTAAGCTGTTCTGCATTTTCTAAAAAGCTTTTTTGCCAATGGTTTAACCTACCTTTTCTTGGCGTAGCAAAAATATCTAATGCTTTTGTACTTGCATATTTTGGCGCAATATGACTAATAGTGTTTAGCGATGTGCCAATAATTTTTGGTAAAGCTTTTTGAATTATTTTTTTCATTATTATTGGTCTTCTCTGTGAATTAAATCCATAGAAAATGCTGGTGTACAAATAGAAATATATTCGCAAGCAACAGTAAATGGATTAGAGTATTGTATTCTTGTGTTTTTATTGATTTTTATAGATTGTCCAGCTTCTAAAACAACGGTTTCATCTTCAATAATAAATTGCTTTTTACCTTTTATAATATAGGTATACTCATCAAATTCTGGAGTCTGAAATGGCTCTGACCAACCAGCAGGCGCAATCATGTGCGCTATGCTTATATCTTTATTATCATTTGTAGCTTGTCCAAAATGTTCTTCTATTAATTTTCCGTCAGTTGTTGGTACAACAAATGGGCTATTTTGTATCGTGTATTTTTTCATTTTTCAGTAGCTTTTTCATAGGTTTTTAATATGCTTTCTAGAGCGTTGTAATCTTCAATTGTAAGAAAAGATTTTTCTATTCTAAAATCATTTTGTTTTTCAGAAATTAATCGCATCCCGTGTTGGTTTCTGTTAATTCTTTTCAATTCATTTAAATCAAAAGATTTGCTAAAAACACCTTTAGTTTTAATTATGTTGTTATCTATTTGATAGATTATTCCTTTGTCTAAAAAATACGCTAAAAGATAAAAGATAACTAATGGAATACCGAGATATTTATACCATAAAGAGTTTTTGCTGTCATAATAAAACATAGTAATAGAGTAAATGATCCATAATACAGCAGCAATAAGATTTGCTTTTTTCTTTTTTGAATTTTTAAATTGGACAACACTCATTAATTACTTGCTTAATATTTTTACTAAATACTAAATACTAAATACTAAATACTAAATACCTTTTACCATCCAATCATGAAATGTTTAATTTTTGCTTGATCAGGAATATTAACTGGTTCTATAGTTTTTCTCATATCAAATCTAAACTCAGCAGGCAAATCATTTTTATCAAAAAGAAACATTAAAGGACTACCTTTTACACTTACAGAAGCACTTTTAAAAGAATTTTGAATTTTTGTGATTTCGTAATTGTTTTCTATATCACCAAAAGTACTTAGACTATTAATACCTTTTTCGGTTTTAAATCTTGAGTCCTTAAATTTAATTGATGAAATTAAAGAAGTACTATCTAAAGCTTGTTTAGGTGTAATACTTAATAAATGGTTGCCGCCTTTTTCATAAACTTCTATACTATTAAAAGTACCAGTAAACTCGTCTCCTGCAATGGGTTTAACAACAGAGTCTTTTGCAAAAATAACATCTAGATCTTTTACTTGAGTGCTATCTGTTATTAAACCTACATTATGGTCTGTAATTAAAAAAGGATTTACTTCTTTTTTACAAGAAGTAGCTAAAGCTAATAATGTACTTAGGGCAAATATTGTTTTTTTCATTTTTGTTAGTCGTTATTTTATTTCATTACTTTTTTAAGTATTCCAAATGCAGCTCTAATAAATGTAGCACTTGTTAATACTTTAATAATTGGGTTTTGTCTTGTGCTTCTTCGGCTTCTGCTGGATGATCTTGATGCTTTTTCTTTTGCTTCTTTTTCTTCTTCTTCGGCTTTTAGTTGTTCTGCTTTTTCAATTTTTTTGTTTAAAATTTCATAAGCACTTTCGCGATCTACTTCGTCATTATATTTTAACACTAACTTAGAATCGTCAAGAAGATTTTGCAACTCTTTGTCTGTTAGTACATCCATTCTACTCATTGGAGCACGCATCATAGTTGCGGCTAATGGTGTTGGTCTTCCTTTTTCGTTTAGAGCTGAT from Mesoflavibacter profundi includes:
- a CDS encoding RNA polymerase sigma factor; the encoded protein is MSKQLHKDFCQQSLFKSFFNKHSKSLHDYLYYKYGERLNPQDKVQDAFIKLWENCKKVTPEKAKSYVYTIANNLMLNEVAHQKVVLKHKTITPKSYSNESPEFLMQEEQYKVKLETAIANLTEAERVAFLMNRTEGKRFKEIAAILDISTKAVEKRIYSALKKLRKDIEGI
- a CDS encoding alpha/beta hydrolase, which gives rise to MKKIIQKALPKIIGTSLNTISHIAPKYASTKALDIFATPRKGRLNHWQKSFLENAEQLTLNYEDYNIHTYNWKGNKQTVLLAHGWESNTYRWKSLINKLKEEDYNIVALDAPAHGQSSGNKFNAILYSEFINIVANHYKPNIVIGHSVGGMATVFFQYKYQLNSIEKLVLLGAPSEFTKIFKNYVNLLNYNRKIEKGLNQLVVDKYDNEPAFFSSANFSKTIEAEGLIIHDKSDKIIDYNEAELIAKHYKNSTLKTTEGLGHSLKDESIDDLIVNFINN
- a CDS encoding bifunctional 5,10-methylenetetrahydrofolate dehydrogenase/5,10-methenyltetrahydrofolate cyclohydrolase, producing the protein MTILDGKKVSNDIKNEIKAEVDKMKANGEKVPHLAAVIVGNDGASLTYVGSKVRACERVGFESTMVRMSNTTSEIELLDKIEELNENDDIDGFIIQLPLPPQIDTQKVLMAVHPDKDVDGFHPMNFGKMALDMSTFIPATPFGILELLDRYQVDTKGKHTVVIGRSHIVGRPMSILMGRKGFPGNSTVTLTHSHTKNITQITSQADIIISALGVPNFLKAEMVKDDAVIIDVGITRVPDENAAKGYVITGDVDYENVSKKASYITPVPGGVGPMTIAMLLKNTLLARERHRKSNK
- the rluF gene encoding 23S rRNA pseudouridine(2604) synthase RluF; amino-acid sequence: MEEQLTRLNKYLSEAGYCSRREADKLIDAGRVTINGIVPEMGTKVGEKDVVAVDGEIVKNNKNQFVYLAFNKPVGIVCTTDTRVEKDNIIDFINYPKRIFPIGRLDKPSEGLIFLTDDGDIVNKILRASNNHEKEYVVTVDKPISQTFINRMSNGIYLEELGKTTKKCKVKKLDSHTFNIILTQGLNRQIRRMCTYLGYEVQTLKRVRIMNIKLDVPVGSYREFTKEEIKTLNALLEDSTKTFKAQTTNRRKK
- a CDS encoding YwaF family protein, which codes for MPLTQRVLFGSLEHLLPIILAIGIGFLVIFYSKKQTLKTQYLIFNLLGVLVSGIMVLFHLYQIGFTTYSLQTDLPLFLCSFMGLFIVVFTVSKSYLLFEILLFWIILGTIQGVITPDIAIGFPSFDYFRYWIVHLGLILIILYAISVLKFKPTLKSVVKSFLVLQVYALILMAINYLLNSNYSYLNKKPISASVLDYLGDWPYYIIKVEVMLIPAFLIVYLPFYLFGKQSVKTR
- a CDS encoding FecR family protein — protein: MEKEYLIKKWLDNNLSDSELEAFKSLEDYDALVKLSNYSKGFKAPNFNQEAILDTIISQPKATPKKENWIVKALKVAAILVLCFSAYYYTTTLDTSYSTDFAEKKWIELPDHSTVNLNALSNITYNKNNWKTTRDINLQGEAFFNVEKGSSFNVITNNGTVTVLGTAFNVKHRDNFFEVTCYQGRVKVIHKDKTTILAKGETFLVVNGIIINRSTALDKPQWLSNTSAFKSIPLKEVIAEFERQYNVKVTTKNINTDLIFTGRFTHDNIDTALKSITLPIQLTYTKTNNTIILTRE
- the ffh gene encoding signal recognition particle protein, with the protein product MFNNLSEKLDKALHVLKGHGSITEVNVAETLKEVRRALLDADVNYKIAKEFTNNVKEKALGQDVLTTLQPGQLMVKIVKDELTELMGGDATGINLSGAPTVILMSGLQGSGKTTFSGKLANYLKKKKTKKPLLVACDVYRPAAVDQLHVVGDQIKVDVYSDKGNTDPVAIAQAGIAHAKANGHNVVIIDTAGRLAVDEAMMTEISNIHKAIQPQETLFVVDSMTGQDAVNTAKAFNDVLNFDGVILTKLDGDTRGGAAISIKSVVNKPIKFIGTGEKMEAIDVFYPSRMADRILGMGDVVSLVERAQEQFDEQEARKLQKKIAKNQFGFDDFLKQIQQIKKMGNMKDLIGMIPGAGKMMKNIDIDDDAFKGIEAIIHSMTPKERANPSIINASRKKRIGKGSGTSVQEVNQLLKQFDQMSKMMKMMQGGGGKRMMQAMKNMR
- a CDS encoding cupin domain-containing protein → MKKYTIQNSPFVVPTTDGKLIEEHFGQATNDNKDISIAHMIAPAGWSEPFQTPEFDEYTYIIKGKKQFIIEDETVVLEAGQSIKINKNTRIQYSNPFTVACEYISICTPAFSMDLIHREDQ